One segment of Geomonas ferrireducens DNA contains the following:
- a CDS encoding flavodoxin family protein, whose translation MKILAINGSPRGMNGTTGRLLEEVMAGAAQAGADIEVVSLSETPIKPCVACDACHKVGICPVKDDYEIIKDKLMAADAFILATPNYLLSISAQLKAFLDRCNGLIHLTALEGKYSALVETSGGGGDEEPLEYMQRIVNAMGAQNVGSIGSPGMGPRMFPDQEALFQKARALGKELCDSVREKRSFPEQDGFRLGFKERMSHLIGFMGECWPYEKEYLAKK comes from the coding sequence ATGAAGATTCTTGCCATTAACGGCAGCCCCCGTGGGATGAACGGCACCACCGGCAGGCTTTTGGAAGAGGTGATGGCGGGCGCGGCCCAGGCCGGAGCCGACATCGAGGTGGTCTCGCTCTCGGAAACCCCGATCAAGCCGTGCGTCGCCTGCGATGCCTGCCACAAGGTGGGCATCTGCCCTGTGAAGGACGACTACGAAATCATCAAAGACAAACTCATGGCGGCGGACGCATTCATCCTCGCGACCCCGAATTACCTTTTGAGCATCTCGGCGCAGTTGAAGGCGTTTCTCGACCGCTGCAACGGCCTCATTCACCTCACCGCCCTGGAAGGGAAGTACTCGGCGCTGGTGGAGACCTCCGGCGGCGGAGGGGACGAAGAGCCGCTCGAGTACATGCAGCGCATCGTCAACGCCATGGGTGCCCAGAACGTTGGGAGCATCGGCTCCCCGGGGATGGGGCCGCGCATGTTCCCCGACCAGGAGGCGCTGTTCCAGAAGGCGCGCGCACTCGGCAAGGAGCTCTGCGACAGCGTGCGCGAGAAGCGCTCCTTCCCCGAGCAGGACGGCTTCCGCCTCGGCTTCAAGGAGCGCATGAGCCACCTCATCGGTTTCATGGGGGAGTGCTGGCCGTATGAGAAGGAATACCTGGCGAAGAAGTAA
- a CDS encoding lactate utilization protein produces the protein MSNTEELNNWAYAQKCKKAVENLKRNGFDALYCHDGEEVFHYIVNESEPVKSVGFGGSLSIADLKLADKLKAMGKEILNHGAPGLSPEEKLAITRRQLTCDLFLTGSNAVTLSGVLVNIDGNGNRAAAMFFGPQKVIVVVGRNKLVEGSIEDAVQRVRTYAAPPNAKRLNLSTPCTTTGFCSDCNSPQRICRVTTIIEKKPRNTDIKVLVVNEDMGL, from the coding sequence ATGAGCAATACCGAAGAGCTTAACAACTGGGCCTACGCGCAGAAGTGCAAGAAGGCGGTGGAGAATCTGAAGAGAAACGGCTTCGACGCGCTCTACTGCCATGACGGCGAAGAGGTCTTCCATTACATCGTGAACGAGTCCGAGCCGGTGAAAAGCGTAGGTTTCGGCGGATCCCTCTCCATCGCGGACTTGAAGCTTGCCGACAAGCTGAAGGCGATGGGGAAGGAGATCCTGAACCACGGTGCGCCCGGTCTCTCCCCGGAGGAGAAGCTCGCCATCACCAGGCGGCAGCTTACCTGCGACCTTTTCCTGACCGGGAGTAACGCGGTCACCCTTTCCGGCGTGCTGGTCAACATCGACGGCAACGGCAACCGTGCCGCGGCCATGTTCTTCGGGCCGCAGAAGGTGATCGTCGTGGTGGGGCGGAACAAGCTGGTGGAGGGCAGCATAGAGGATGCGGTGCAGCGGGTGAGGACCTATGCGGCGCCTCCCAACGCGAAGCGGCTGAACCTCTCCACCCCCTGCACCACCACCGGCTTCTGCTCGGACTGCAATTCACCGCAGCGCATCTGCCGCGTGACCACCATCATCGAGAAGAAGCCGCGCAACACCGACATCAAGGTGCTCGTGGTGAACGAGGATATGGGGCTTTAA
- a CDS encoding ComF family protein, with product MFLRPLLDLFFPPLCHVCRAYLPPGGEEHGLPRPFICHDCLAKIDFLEAPLCTTCGIPFATESGASHTCGACLQHPPFHTCRSAAALDGPVRELIHRFKYRDRPHLSEPLGLLAFPRLEIFLQDFAPECVVPVPLHRKRLRQRGYNQSQLIAEVLARTLGAPQQVGNLCRWRWTEPQTGLDAGDRVTNVRGAFGVRDPENLAGKRVLLVDDVLTTGSTMRACVDALREAEVAAVAAVTVARGLQP from the coding sequence ATGTTCTTGCGCCCTCTGCTGGACCTCTTCTTTCCGCCGCTGTGCCACGTGTGCAGGGCGTACCTCCCACCGGGCGGTGAGGAGCACGGACTCCCCCGCCCATTCATCTGCCACGACTGCCTCGCCAAGATCGACTTCCTCGAAGCACCCCTATGCACCACCTGCGGCATCCCCTTCGCCACTGAAAGCGGCGCTTCCCATACCTGCGGCGCCTGCCTGCAACACCCCCCTTTTCATACCTGCCGCTCGGCTGCGGCCCTGGATGGGCCGGTCCGTGAATTGATCCATCGTTTCAAGTATCGCGACAGGCCGCACCTTAGCGAACCGCTCGGTCTCCTCGCCTTCCCGAGACTGGAGATATTCCTGCAGGATTTCGCGCCGGAGTGCGTGGTGCCGGTGCCGCTACACCGCAAAAGACTCAGGCAGCGCGGCTACAACCAGTCGCAACTGATCGCGGAGGTGCTCGCGAGGACGCTTGGCGCGCCGCAGCAGGTGGGGAATTTGTGCCGATGGCGCTGGACGGAACCACAGACTGGGCTTGATGCAGGGGACAGGGTGACTAACGTGAGGGGGGCCTTCGGCGTGCGCGACCCCGAGAACCTGGCTGGGAAGAGGGTGCTGCTGGTGGACGACGTCCTTACCACCGGCAGCACCATGCGTGCCTGTGTGGATGCGTTGCGGGAAGCTGAAGTCGCGGCGGTCGCCGCGGTGACCGTGGCGCGAGGGCTTCAACCTTAG
- a CDS encoding DUF2845 domain-containing protein, with translation MRSRSTWCTVVIAAAVAAFLTFPAGGKAAPCNQEILVGQPMDEVAALCQVPTLKDKRDLWEEESDGKTKQRKTTTYEEWIFDTGAQEFMQSIIFLNGKVAETRLLGYGSMRDPMMPNCRNGEGFAVGDTMVDAYLKCGEPLAREKQADKVVESTDGEITRRTSVAVTDWTYRYGRDLPGYTIRFEDGRITDIRQREFGK, from the coding sequence ATGAGGAGTCGTAGTACGTGGTGCACTGTGGTAATCGCCGCGGCAGTGGCGGCGTTTCTGACCTTCCCCGCTGGTGGGAAGGCCGCCCCATGCAACCAGGAAATCCTGGTGGGACAGCCGATGGACGAGGTGGCGGCGCTGTGTCAGGTTCCTACCCTCAAGGACAAGCGTGATCTTTGGGAAGAGGAGTCGGACGGCAAAACTAAGCAGCGGAAGACGACGACCTACGAGGAATGGATCTTCGACACCGGCGCGCAGGAGTTCATGCAGAGCATCATCTTTCTCAACGGTAAAGTGGCCGAAACGCGCCTTTTGGGGTACGGCAGCATGCGCGACCCGATGATGCCCAACTGCCGCAACGGCGAGGGATTTGCCGTGGGCGACACCATGGTGGATGCCTATCTGAAATGTGGGGAGCCGCTTGCACGTGAGAAGCAGGCGGACAAGGTGGTGGAGAGTACCGACGGCGAGATCACCCGGCGTACTTCCGTAGCCGTGACGGATTGGACCTACCGCTATGGGCGGGATCTCCCCGGCTATACGATACGCTTCGAAGACGGCCGGATCACCGACATCCGCCAGCGCGAGTTCGGCAAATAG
- a CDS encoding prenyltransferase/squalene oxidase repeat-containing protein, with product MLIKSRMFRPVAAIVLLAALTAPALGKEKARAKGNAAEFDFKKTSTFIREMEGRPDFPVATVIANDYVYTLLAMGEKIDAGRQNAIIVNVKLGQQKNGGFSPEKANKNASILYTDIALETLALLDAGNAIDRAKVRSFAASLKNADGGFGFSPEARKSSLATTYYAVHVLKAVSGLDAVEKAKTVEYVKGFAKKDGGFGPEKGVGVANARSTYMAAYVLNALGALDEATAKNAVQFLGKTPYLDKKSKERPDLDEQLYSIRALKEVGAGSRVDKAIALNFMKRLYIKVNGGFGPLEGYGSTPDSTTTALRILTEIGKAKGGIPLVAKR from the coding sequence ATGTTGATCAAAAGCCGTATGTTTCGCCCCGTAGCAGCAATTGTCCTTCTTGCCGCCCTGACCGCTCCGGCGCTCGGGAAGGAGAAGGCGAGAGCAAAGGGGAACGCCGCAGAATTCGATTTCAAGAAGACCAGTACCTTCATCCGAGAGATGGAGGGACGACCGGACTTCCCGGTCGCCACCGTGATCGCCAACGACTACGTCTACACCCTGCTCGCCATGGGGGAAAAGATAGATGCCGGCAGACAGAACGCCATCATCGTCAACGTGAAGCTCGGCCAGCAGAAAAACGGCGGGTTCTCCCCGGAAAAGGCCAACAAGAACGCGTCGATCCTCTACACGGACATCGCACTGGAGACCCTGGCGCTGCTCGATGCGGGCAACGCCATCGATCGCGCCAAGGTCAGGAGCTTCGCTGCGTCGCTGAAGAACGCGGACGGCGGATTCGGCTTCAGCCCCGAAGCGAGAAAATCCTCGCTTGCCACCACCTACTACGCGGTTCATGTGCTGAAGGCGGTGAGCGGTCTCGATGCCGTCGAAAAGGCGAAGACGGTTGAGTACGTGAAGGGCTTCGCAAAAAAAGACGGCGGTTTCGGCCCGGAGAAAGGGGTGGGTGTCGCCAATGCGCGCAGCACCTACATGGCGGCCTACGTCCTGAACGCCCTGGGCGCCCTGGATGAGGCGACCGCTAAAAACGCGGTGCAGTTCCTGGGAAAGACACCTTATCTCGACAAGAAGAGCAAGGAGCGTCCTGACCTCGACGAGCAGCTTTACTCCATCCGCGCCCTCAAGGAGGTCGGTGCCGGCAGCCGGGTCGACAAGGCGATCGCTCTGAATTTCATGAAGCGGCTGTACATCAAGGTAAACGGCGGTTTCGGCCCCCTCGAGGGGTACGGCTCCACCCCTGATTCCACCACTACCGCGCTGCGGATCCTGACCGAGATTGGAAAGGCGAAGGGGGGGATCCCCCTGGTGGCAAAAAGGTAA
- a CDS encoding peptidylprolyl isomerase has protein sequence MFSFHTSVRSAAVVSLLLLGACTGQQHTENGAAAPVEKVNGAPITRAQVDRTVKTLIGQQDPKQLPPDMLKKATEAALNQLTAAELLYQDGMKLEIKDLDKQVTTRITQSKYQYPSQAEFDKALQSVGMTQKDLEEAARKDIVINNLIVQRFADKAEVSEAEVRKYYEENKLKQFTQGDRIKVSHILIGVARDASVDTKRQAMAKALAVLKRVKGGEPFADVAKKESTSPTKDQGGSLGIIGKGQTLPPFEKAAFALKPGEISNVVETPLGYHIIKVEQKLPPATERYEDVKNQIAGNIKREKIRQLLAAYVEQLRSKAKIEKV, from the coding sequence ATGTTTTCGTTTCACACCTCAGTTCGCAGTGCCGCTGTCGTATCGCTGCTTCTGTTGGGCGCATGCACCGGCCAACAACATACGGAAAACGGTGCGGCGGCGCCGGTGGAGAAGGTGAACGGCGCCCCCATCACCCGCGCCCAGGTCGACCGTACGGTAAAAACACTCATCGGGCAGCAAGACCCCAAACAGCTGCCGCCGGACATGCTGAAGAAGGCGACCGAGGCGGCGCTCAACCAGTTGACCGCGGCGGAGCTTCTCTATCAGGACGGCATGAAGCTAGAGATCAAGGACCTGGACAAGCAGGTGACCACACGCATCACCCAGAGCAAGTACCAGTACCCTTCCCAGGCCGAGTTCGACAAGGCCCTTCAGTCCGTCGGGATGACCCAGAAGGATCTGGAGGAGGCGGCGCGCAAGGACATCGTCATCAACAACCTGATCGTGCAGCGTTTCGCCGACAAGGCTGAGGTCTCAGAGGCGGAGGTGCGCAAGTACTACGAGGAGAACAAGCTGAAGCAGTTCACCCAGGGTGACAGGATCAAGGTGAGTCACATCCTGATCGGCGTTGCCAGGGACGCCTCCGTCGACACGAAACGGCAGGCGATGGCCAAGGCCCTAGCGGTGCTGAAGCGGGTCAAGGGTGGGGAGCCCTTCGCCGACGTGGCGAAGAAGGAATCGACGTCGCCTACCAAGGACCAGGGGGGTAGTCTCGGCATCATCGGGAAAGGACAGACCCTGCCTCCCTTCGAGAAGGCGGCCTTCGCCTTGAAGCCGGGTGAGATCAGCAACGTGGTGGAGACCCCGCTCGGCTACCACATCATAAAGGTGGAGCAGAAGTTGCCGCCTGCGACCGAGCGTTACGAGGATGTGAAGAATCAGATCGCCGGGAACATCAAGCGCGAGAAGATCCGCCAGTTGCTCGCCGCCTACGTGGAACAGTTGCGGAGCAAGGCGAAGATCGAAAAGGTGTGA
- a CDS encoding helicase C-terminal domain-containing protein, whose product MQKYFSPLACEQLRNAIQEAGGNEVFFLGRTDEARIVVQVEPLARGNKDAVPAIMIACSFGDVVIHNHPSGNLTPSQPDIEIASLLGNQGVGFYIVNNDASRANQVVAPFARKVVERISYPEVEHFYAPDGVLAQALSGYEHRPEQTRMALNLAEAFNEEKVAIVEAGTGTGKSLAYLLPSALWSVRNKERVVISTNTINLQEQLIQKDIPFLQKHAGVQFRAVLVKGRSNYLCLRKLQVNAADGSLFKDDTARELDAIVAWSKKTDDGCRGDLAFIPKDEVWEELCCESDQCGRVKCPDYPRCFFYKARREAAGADLLVVNHALLLADLSVRQETGYDATAILPPFTRLVFDEGHHLEDVATNFLSSQVSRLGLVKLMGKLQHPRKAHRGVLPQLSTQLSAAVPESQDDLYLEIAEVLEGTLIPRRVAVLDACTRGMDAIGEALFQKLNKNGAEQKLRVTPALYQTPLWQEVTPQIEAMCKELSEYALAMQSFLKGCEKLSDKVLDKLAGPLTDLRGVKGRIECAVDALRFFMAQEEEFCRWFELRKGPLVKLCCSPLEVAESIKKAILDRFKTVVLTSATLAIGEKFDFLKHRTGIELLAKERVSELLLPSPFDYEHQALVAVPSDMPEPTSPMFEARLCSHLLEALKISQGRAFVLFTSYDLLVRVYNRLAEALKSSGLTPMRQGETNRHMLLSRFRSTTNPVLFGTDSFWEGVDVQGRGLELVVITRLPFRVPTEPILEARSEHITAKGGDPFMGYTVPQAVIKFKQGFGRLIRSKEDRGAVLILDSRVLTKNYGKIFLTALHGVSVMKAPEEEICRRLENFFSSR is encoded by the coding sequence ATGCAAAAGTACTTTTCCCCGCTCGCCTGCGAGCAGCTAAGAAACGCCATACAGGAAGCAGGCGGCAACGAGGTATTCTTCCTCGGCCGCACCGACGAGGCACGCATCGTCGTCCAGGTCGAGCCGCTCGCACGCGGCAACAAGGACGCCGTTCCCGCCATCATGATCGCCTGTTCCTTCGGCGACGTCGTGATCCACAACCACCCCTCCGGCAACCTCACCCCCTCGCAGCCCGACATCGAGATCGCCTCCCTCCTGGGGAACCAGGGGGTCGGCTTCTACATCGTCAACAACGACGCCTCCCGCGCGAACCAGGTGGTGGCACCCTTCGCAAGGAAGGTGGTCGAGCGCATCTCCTACCCGGAGGTCGAGCACTTCTACGCCCCGGACGGCGTGCTGGCCCAGGCCCTTTCCGGCTACGAGCACCGACCCGAGCAGACCAGGATGGCCCTGAACCTCGCGGAGGCCTTCAACGAGGAGAAGGTCGCCATCGTCGAGGCGGGGACCGGCACGGGGAAGTCGCTCGCTTACCTCCTCCCTTCGGCGCTCTGGTCGGTGCGCAACAAGGAACGGGTGGTGATCTCGACGAACACCATCAACCTCCAGGAGCAGCTGATACAGAAGGACATCCCCTTCCTGCAAAAGCACGCCGGTGTGCAGTTCCGGGCCGTGCTGGTCAAGGGACGGAGCAATTACCTCTGCCTCAGAAAACTTCAGGTGAACGCGGCGGACGGCTCGCTTTTCAAGGACGACACCGCCCGGGAACTCGATGCCATCGTCGCCTGGAGCAAGAAGACCGATGACGGCTGCCGCGGCGACTTGGCCTTCATCCCGAAGGACGAGGTCTGGGAGGAGCTCTGCTGCGAGTCGGACCAGTGCGGCCGGGTCAAGTGCCCGGACTACCCGCGCTGCTTCTTCTACAAGGCAAGACGCGAGGCGGCCGGCGCCGACCTCCTCGTGGTGAACCACGCCCTGCTTCTGGCCGATCTGTCGGTGCGCCAGGAAACCGGCTACGACGCCACCGCCATCCTCCCCCCCTTCACCCGGCTCGTCTTCGACGAGGGGCACCACCTGGAGGACGTGGCCACGAACTTCCTCTCCAGCCAGGTCTCACGGCTCGGGCTCGTGAAGCTGATGGGGAAGCTGCAGCACCCGAGAAAGGCGCACCGGGGTGTCCTCCCGCAACTCTCGACCCAGCTCTCCGCCGCGGTCCCTGAGTCGCAGGACGACCTTTACCTCGAGATCGCCGAGGTACTGGAGGGAACGCTGATCCCGCGCCGGGTCGCCGTCCTCGACGCCTGCACGCGCGGCATGGACGCCATCGGCGAGGCGCTTTTCCAGAAGCTGAACAAAAACGGGGCAGAGCAGAAGCTCAGGGTGACGCCGGCTCTCTACCAGACGCCGCTTTGGCAGGAGGTCACACCGCAGATAGAGGCGATGTGCAAGGAACTCTCCGAGTACGCCCTCGCCATGCAGAGCTTTCTGAAGGGGTGCGAGAAACTCTCCGACAAGGTGCTGGACAAGCTCGCCGGGCCGCTCACCGACCTGCGCGGCGTAAAGGGAAGGATCGAATGCGCGGTGGATGCGCTCAGGTTCTTCATGGCGCAGGAGGAGGAGTTCTGCCGCTGGTTCGAGCTTAGGAAAGGGCCCTTGGTGAAGCTCTGCTGCTCGCCGCTCGAGGTGGCCGAGTCGATCAAGAAGGCGATCCTCGACCGCTTCAAGACCGTGGTGCTCACCTCGGCGACCCTCGCCATAGGGGAGAAGTTCGATTTCCTTAAGCACCGCACCGGCATCGAGCTCCTCGCCAAGGAGCGGGTGAGCGAACTCCTGCTCCCCTCCCCCTTCGACTACGAGCACCAGGCGCTGGTCGCCGTCCCCTCCGACATGCCGGAACCGACCTCCCCCATGTTCGAGGCGCGCCTTTGCAGCCACCTCCTGGAGGCGCTCAAGATCTCGCAGGGGCGGGCCTTCGTGCTCTTCACCTCGTACGATCTCCTGGTCCGGGTGTACAACCGGCTTGCCGAGGCGCTCAAATCGTCCGGGCTCACCCCGATGCGCCAGGGGGAGACCAACCGGCACATGCTCCTCTCCAGGTTCCGCAGCACGACGAACCCGGTTCTCTTCGGTACCGACTCTTTCTGGGAGGGTGTGGACGTGCAGGGGCGGGGGCTGGAACTCGTGGTGATCACCAGGCTACCCTTCCGGGTTCCCACCGAACCGATTCTGGAGGCGCGCAGCGAGCACATCACCGCCAAGGGAGGCGACCCCTTCATGGGGTACACCGTCCCGCAGGCGGTGATCAAGTTCAAGCAGGGATTCGGAAGGCTGATACGAAGCAAGGAAGACCGGGGTGCCGTGCTGATCCTCGACTCCCGCGTCCTCACCAAGAACTACGGGAAGATCTTTTTGACCGCGCTGCACGGGGTGTCGGTCATGAAGGCGCCGGAAGAGGAGATCTGCCGCAGGCTGGAGAACTTCTTCAGCTCTCGATGA
- a CDS encoding TIGR01212 family radical SAM protein (This family includes YhcC from E. coli K-12, an uncharacterized radical SAM protein.), which produces MQRYNAFSEELKRVFGCKVQRLSADAGFTCPNRDGAVGTDGCIFCGGKGSGSYGILQGVGVAEQLEHAKEIMVRKYKASRFIAYFQSYSNTYAPVEQLRRLYDEALSVPDVVGLIVGTRPDCLPAETLDLLAEYARRCYFWLELGLQSPLERTLAAINRGHDLASFSTAVAECQKRGIRVCAHIILGLPGESREEMLSGAEFLNRCGVDGVKIHLLHVMRGTRLAEMYREGQVPLLDRDSYVGLVCDFLERLDPGIVVQRLTGDGNRKDLIAPLWSLAKFEVLNCIDHELERRKTRQGVRFVGPGVALPDPVS; this is translated from the coding sequence ATGCAGCGCTACAACGCATTTTCGGAAGAGCTCAAGCGGGTGTTCGGCTGCAAGGTGCAGCGCCTGTCGGCGGACGCGGGCTTCACCTGCCCGAACCGCGACGGCGCCGTCGGGACGGACGGCTGCATCTTCTGCGGCGGCAAGGGGTCGGGCTCCTACGGCATCCTGCAGGGGGTGGGGGTCGCGGAGCAGCTCGAGCACGCCAAGGAGATCATGGTCAGAAAGTACAAGGCCTCCCGCTTCATCGCCTATTTCCAGTCCTACTCCAACACCTACGCCCCGGTGGAACAGCTGCGCCGGCTCTACGACGAGGCGCTTTCCGTGCCGGACGTCGTCGGGCTCATCGTCGGCACCCGGCCCGACTGCCTTCCGGCCGAAACCCTGGACCTCCTCGCCGAGTACGCCCGGCGCTGCTATTTCTGGCTGGAACTCGGCCTGCAGTCGCCGCTGGAGCGGACCCTCGCCGCGATCAACCGCGGTCACGATCTCGCCTCTTTCAGTACCGCCGTAGCAGAGTGTCAAAAACGCGGCATCCGCGTCTGTGCCCACATCATCCTGGGACTCCCCGGCGAAAGCCGCGAAGAGATGCTCTCCGGCGCGGAGTTTCTGAACCGCTGCGGCGTCGACGGCGTGAAGATTCACCTCTTGCACGTGATGCGCGGCACCCGGCTCGCCGAGATGTACCGGGAAGGGCAAGTGCCGCTGCTGGACCGGGACAGCTATGTCGGGCTTGTCTGCGATTTCCTGGAGCGGCTCGACCCCGGGATCGTGGTGCAGCGCCTGACCGGCGACGGCAACCGCAAAGACCTCATCGCGCCGCTTTGGTCACTGGCAAAGTTCGAGGTGCTGAACTGCATCGATCACGAGCTGGAGCGGAGAAAGACCAGGCAGGGTGTGCGCTTTGTCGGCCCCGGCGTCGCCCTGCCTGACCCTGTGTCCTAG
- the pdxR gene encoding MocR-like pyridoxine biosynthesis transcription factor PdxR, whose amino-acid sequence MIYLNPESKKPLYQQLYEQLKQNIVTGEYEKGSRLTSTRDLAKNLSIARNTVEAAYDQLCIEGYVEGRHGSGYVVQDLQEDLLHFPGMTSDEDEAPHLPAGGAEPDEPVPAQSRPVKYNFSYGDFDPHSFPHALWRRLNNEVLTSMKVDSIAYYGDKQGELQLRRELAKYLRQSRGVKCSPEQIVVGAGLQDLAMMICLLFPLKERILGMEEPGYDFTRVIFGNHGYEVLPIPVGESGIDPAALKKSGARLAYVTPSHQLPTGVVMPIQHRMRLLQWAEQTGGVIIEDDYDSEFRYRTRPIPALQSIDRQERVIYLGTFSKAFAPGLRMGYMVLPQWLLARYHTVFERYKCTVPRLQQYVAASLLSGGHWDRHLRKVCLVNKKKHEVLVQSIQREMGDRVRIYGQNAGLHVLLEHFTGETQEAMVERAAAYRVKVSPTRQFWQNPEAAPENLIMIGFGGLSAEEIAEGIKLLNRAWFG is encoded by the coding sequence ATGATATACCTTAACCCGGAGTCGAAAAAACCTTTGTATCAGCAGCTTTACGAGCAGCTGAAGCAGAACATCGTCACCGGGGAATACGAGAAGGGGAGCCGGCTGACATCGACCAGGGATCTCGCCAAAAATCTGTCCATCGCGCGCAACACGGTGGAGGCGGCTTACGACCAGCTCTGCATCGAGGGGTACGTGGAGGGAAGGCACGGGTCGGGATACGTGGTGCAGGATCTTCAGGAAGACCTGCTGCATTTTCCCGGCATGACGTCGGACGAGGATGAGGCGCCGCACCTCCCGGCGGGGGGCGCGGAACCGGATGAGCCGGTGCCCGCACAGTCCCGGCCGGTGAAGTACAACTTCTCCTACGGCGACTTCGACCCCCACTCCTTCCCGCATGCGCTCTGGCGCCGCCTGAACAACGAGGTGCTGACCTCGATGAAGGTCGACTCCATCGCCTATTACGGGGACAAGCAGGGGGAGCTGCAACTGCGGCGGGAGCTGGCGAAGTACCTGCGTCAGTCGCGCGGTGTCAAATGTTCGCCGGAGCAGATCGTGGTCGGCGCGGGGCTCCAGGACCTCGCCATGATGATCTGCCTGCTGTTTCCGCTTAAGGAGCGGATCCTCGGCATGGAGGAGCCCGGCTACGACTTCACAAGGGTCATTTTCGGGAACCACGGCTATGAGGTGCTTCCCATTCCGGTCGGCGAATCGGGCATCGACCCGGCCGCGCTGAAAAAGAGCGGGGCTCGGCTCGCCTACGTGACCCCATCGCACCAGCTCCCCACCGGGGTGGTGATGCCGATCCAGCACCGCATGCGGTTGCTGCAATGGGCGGAGCAAACCGGCGGGGTCATCATCGAGGACGACTACGACAGCGAGTTCCGCTACCGAACCCGACCGATCCCGGCCCTGCAGTCGATCGATCGCCAGGAGCGCGTCATCTACCTCGGCACCTTTTCCAAGGCGTTCGCGCCGGGGCTGCGCATGGGGTACATGGTGTTGCCGCAATGGCTCCTCGCGAGGTACCACACCGTCTTCGAGCGCTACAAGTGCACCGTGCCGAGGCTGCAGCAGTACGTGGCGGCGAGCCTGCTGTCGGGGGGGCATTGGGACCGGCACCTGAGGAAGGTCTGTCTGGTCAACAAGAAGAAGCACGAAGTGCTGGTGCAGTCGATTCAGCGGGAGATGGGGGACCGGGTGCGAATTTACGGGCAGAACGCCGGGTTGCACGTGCTGCTCGAGCATTTCACCGGCGAGACCCAGGAGGCGATGGTGGAGCGGGCGGCGGCGTACCGGGTGAAGGTGTCGCCGACGCGCCAGTTCTGGCAGAACCCGGAGGCCGCCCCGGAGAACCTGATCATGATAGGGTTTGGCGGTCTTTCCGCGGAGGAGATCGCCGAAGGGATCAAGCTCTTAAACCGGGCCTGGTTCGGTTGA
- a CDS encoding FRG domain-containing protein, which produces MDISGEITSFEDFRKLIIKTAPGSWNFFRGESRDFYTLIPKIGRLTPDPGAAGGRPAGEVMPADIYGEFQALQEFKKSGRHLVEVQPATEWEWLALAQHHGLPTRLLDWSVNPLIALYFAVAEPYADLDLRRDRLNNPCYSGGAAFYIAHTMYGLSEIDEKANPFEAETCFFMAPVIASRIKAQSGVFSLLRNPWRALEEQLTPREHIRKYRIPFENRAFLAQELKLLGINHAFVFADLDGLARYIQEKVSDRIDPQQSLAHRHT; this is translated from the coding sequence ATGGACATCTCCGGCGAGATCACGTCGTTTGAGGACTTCCGCAAGCTCATCATCAAGACCGCCCCGGGCTCCTGGAACTTCTTCCGGGGCGAGAGCCGCGATTTCTACACGCTGATACCGAAGATAGGGCGTTTGACACCGGATCCCGGTGCTGCGGGTGGGCGTCCAGCCGGCGAGGTGATGCCGGCCGACATTTACGGCGAGTTTCAGGCGTTGCAGGAGTTCAAGAAATCGGGACGTCACCTGGTCGAAGTGCAGCCGGCGACGGAATGGGAGTGGCTCGCGCTGGCACAGCACCACGGACTTCCGACGCGTCTTCTGGACTGGTCCGTCAACCCGCTGATCGCGTTATATTTCGCAGTAGCCGAGCCGTACGCCGATCTCGACCTGCGCCGGGACCGGCTGAATAACCCCTGCTACAGCGGTGGTGCCGCCTTCTACATCGCGCACACCATGTACGGCCTTTCCGAGATCGACGAGAAGGCCAACCCCTTCGAGGCGGAGACCTGTTTCTTCATGGCGCCGGTGATCGCCTCCCGGATAAAAGCCCAAAGCGGCGTCTTCTCCTTGTTGCGCAACCCGTGGCGGGCGCTGGAGGAGCAGCTCACGCCGCGCGAGCACATCCGGAAGTACCGCATCCCCTTCGAGAACCGCGCCTTTCTGGCCCAGGAGCTGAAGCTTCTCGGCATCAACCACGCCTTCGTCTTCGCTGACCTGGATGGCCTTGCCCGTTACATCCAGGAGAAGGTTTCCGACCGGATCGATCCCCAGCAGTCCCTCGCCCACCGGCATACCTAA